A region of Cheilinus undulatus linkage group 10, ASM1832078v1, whole genome shotgun sequence DNA encodes the following proteins:
- the mlsl gene encoding malate synthase-like isoform X1, producing MFSPHSMELCPPPSHLEEEFKALFTTECLLFLHELISTFDEEVDQVLRLRVSRKAHLDLSGGLPNFLETTSHIRRDPEWRVLPVPPRLQRRHVDIGDLAPCDTQRFIKALLSPAQGIQVDFDDGNCPTYFNQIKGIHNVLKAVDNQFPDVPHISQAPVLMLRPRAWNMVEHNMMVKGKEVPGPLFDFGLLMFHCGKTLYENKSGPFFYLSKVESFMEARLWNKIFVWTQEKLGLPLGCIKATVLIENVLAAFEMEEILFELRDHSAGLNCGIWDYSASFVNKFGHRHNFLLPDRSKYVNMEKRFLRSYMDLLVQTCHRRGALATGGMAAMLLPQDPLSNSYQRVLATVTRLKLLEIKAGVDGFMVYDLSLIEPMQKLFQLHTKGDNQLHQLRNDVSVTPDDLLTMPSGGVTLYGLKYNIGVGILFINAWLSGNGHFFHRGQVEDSATAEISRSQVWQWIRHQTRLEDDPRVVNRQLVTDLVLEVLMELREMDPSDRSKQRLNTAADMFLEVVLKRDFPEFITSYLNQDHTFLSSQDCRLVEAVDTDVPRHKL from the exons ATGTTT AGCCCCCACAGCATGGAGCTGTGTCCTCCTCCTTCACATTTAGAGGAAGAGTTTAAGGCTCTCTTCACCACAGAGTGCCTCCTTTTCCTCCATGAGCTGATCTCCACATTTGACGAGGAGGTGGATCAG GTTCTGCGGTTAAGAGTTTCCAGAAAGGCTCACCTGGACCTTTCGGGTGGCCTACCAAACTTTCTAGAAACAACATCACACATCAGGAGGGACCCAGAGTGGAGGGTGCTGCCCGTCCCCCCGAGACTCCAGAGGAGACATGTGGATATTGGAGATCTGGCTCCCTGCGATACTCAGCGCTTCATTAAAGCTCTCCTGTCTCCAGCACAGGGCATACAG GTTGACTTTGATGATGGAAACTGTCCGACATACTTCAATCAGATAAAAGGCATTCATAATGTTTTAAAGGCCGTTGACAACCAGTTCCCTG ATGTTCCACATATATCTCAGGCTCCGGTGCTGATGCTCCGACCCCGCGCCTGGAACATGGTGGAGCACAATATGATG GTGAAGGGAAAAGAGGTCCCTGGTCCTCTCTTTGACTTTGGACTCCTCATGTTTCATTGTGGAAAGACATTATATGAAAACAAGAGTGGACCCTTTTTCTACCTCTCCAAA GTGGAGAGCTTCATGGAGGCCCGACTGTGGAACAAGATATTTGTCTGGACACAAGAGAAG CTGGGCCTTCCTCTAGGCTGCATCAAGGCAACAGTGCTGATAGAAAACGTCTTAGCAGCATTCGAGATGGAGGAAATTCTCTTTGAACTTCGAGATCACTCAGCTGGACTGAACTGTGGAATCTGGGATTATTCAGCCTCCTTCGTCAACAAGTTTG GTCATCGTCACAACTTCCTGCTCCCTGACCGTAGTAAATATGTCAACATGGAGAAGCGCTTTCTGCGTAGCTACATGGACCTGTTAGTTCAAACTTGTCATCGTAGAGGAGCACTGGCTACAGGAGGCATGGCTGCCATGCTTCTGCCTCAGGACCCACTCAGCAACTCTTACCAGAGAGTCTTAGCCACCGTCACCAG ACTGAAGTTGCTAGAGATCAAGGCTGGAGTGGACGGTTTCATGGTGTATGACCTGAGTTTGATTGAGCCCATGCAGAAA CTCTTCCAGCTCCACACTAAAGGGGATAACCAGCTTCACCAGCTTCGAAATGATGTCTCTGTGACTCCTGACGATCTCCTGACCATGCCCTCG GGAGGAGTCACCCTCTATGGATTAAAGTACAACATTGGAGTTGGCATCCTCTTTATCAATGCATGGCTGTCAG GTAATGGACATTTTTTCCACAGAGGCCAGGTGGAAGATTCAGCCACAGCAGAGATCTCCAGATCACAG gtgtggcaGTGGATCCGTCATCAGACAAGGCTGGAGGACGACCCCAGGGTGGTGAACAGGCAGCTGGTGACTGACCTCGTGCTCGAGGTTTTAATGGAGCTCAGAGAGATGGATCCCTCTGATAG GTCAAAACAAAGactaaacacagcagcagacatgTTCCTGGAGGTTGTCCTAAAGAGAGACTTCCCAGAATTCATCACCTCCTACTTGAATCAGGACCACACTTTTCTCAGCTCTCAAGACTGCAGACTTGTGGAGGCTGTGGACACAGATGTTCCCCGACACAAACTATGA
- the il12ba gene encoding interleukin 12Ba codes for MSACQPHKTLSQRKESSFIVDTDAKMKLFILSVVCAFIQIGQQNSSSQWTLLPNILVVEVDGTKGWLPLSCLQPEELKSRGNESLGIFWMKDGKREAQTGNTYQVWLQESLGGGSYTCYSQDGSLLNHTEVLIQEQETMRRKILVKTDHDYLKCSAQNYNGEFHCSWTWDSSRASKVAFIKAQRASDDDKIQCSMDASSQHWNCSSNQSMLSCSVDNSGNSITCVDEQHCPYAEESKQIHITVYVKSEYFLVENYSKRFYLSEIVKPDKVQINRVNTTLIEWSYPSSWNSPYSYFPLTFQVAQFKRECKRCVNPCTDSKPSKTLTVYSTGICQFEVKHRSKAVCVRAKDALCNSQWSEWSHLRLKKSKRNKKNKH; via the exons ATGTCAGCCTGTCAGCCACATAAAACGCTCTCACAACGCAAAGAATCGTCATTCATTGTGGACACTGATGCCAAG ATGAAGTTATTCATTTTAAGCGTTGTCTGTGCATTTATACAAATCGGTCAACAAAACTCTTCAAGCCAATGGACTCTGCTGCCTAACa TTCTGGTGGTGGAGGTGGATGGCACGAAGGGCTGGCTGCCTCTGAGCTGCCTGCAGCCCGAGGAGCTAAAGAGTCGAGGCAACGAGAGTCTGGGTATTTTTTGGATGAAGGATGGCAAGAGGGAAGCACAGACAGGAAACACCTATCAGGTGTGGCTGCAGGAAAGCTTAGGAGGGGGCAGCTACACCTGTTACAGTCAGGATGGATCACTCCTCAATCACACCGAGGTCTTGATCCAAGAGCAGGAAACTATGAGGAGGAAGATTCTTGTTAAAACTGACCACG ATTATCTAAAGTGCTCTGCACAAAATTACAATGGAGAGTTTCACTGTTCCTGGACCTGGGACAGCAGTCGTGCCAGCAAAGTAGCTTTTATCAAAGCTCAGCG TGCCTCTGATGATGACAAGATCCAGTGCTCTATGGACGCCAGCAGTCAGCATTGGAACTGCTCCTCTAACCAGAGCATGCTCAGCTGTTCAGTGGACAACAGCGGGAACAGCATCACATGTGTGGATGAGCAGCACTGCCCCTATGCTGAGGAGAGCAAGCAGATCCACATCACTGTCTATGTGAAGAGCGAGTACTTCCTGGTGGAGAATTACTCCAAGCGCTTTTACCTGTCAGAGATCG TGAAACCTGACAAGGTGCAGATCAACAGAGTGAACACGACCCTGATAGAGTGGAGTTACCCAAGCTCCTGGAACAGTCCCTACTCTTACTTCCCCCTCACTTTTCAGGTTGCACAGTTCAAGAGGGAATGTAAGAGGTGTGTTAACCCGTGCACTGACTCAAAACCCTCTAAG ACCCTGACAGTCTACTCTACAGGAATTTGTCAGTTTGAAGTTAAGCACAGGTCAAAAGCCGTCTGTGTCAGAGCCAAGGATGCTCTCTGTAACTCACAGTGGAGCGAGTGGAGTCACCTGAG ATTAAAGAAAAGCAAGaggaacaaaaagaacaaacactga
- the mlsl gene encoding malate synthase-like isoform X2, which produces MELCPPPSHLEEEFKALFTTECLLFLHELISTFDEEVDQVLRLRVSRKAHLDLSGGLPNFLETTSHIRRDPEWRVLPVPPRLQRRHVDIGDLAPCDTQRFIKALLSPAQGIQVDFDDGNCPTYFNQIKGIHNVLKAVDNQFPDVPHISQAPVLMLRPRAWNMVEHNMMVKGKEVPGPLFDFGLLMFHCGKTLYENKSGPFFYLSKVESFMEARLWNKIFVWTQEKLGLPLGCIKATVLIENVLAAFEMEEILFELRDHSAGLNCGIWDYSASFVNKFGHRHNFLLPDRSKYVNMEKRFLRSYMDLLVQTCHRRGALATGGMAAMLLPQDPLSNSYQRVLATVTRLKLLEIKAGVDGFMVYDLSLIEPMQKLFQLHTKGDNQLHQLRNDVSVTPDDLLTMPSGGVTLYGLKYNIGVGILFINAWLSGNGHFFHRGQVEDSATAEISRSQVWQWIRHQTRLEDDPRVVNRQLVTDLVLEVLMELREMDPSDRSKQRLNTAADMFLEVVLKRDFPEFITSYLNQDHTFLSSQDCRLVEAVDTDVPRHKL; this is translated from the exons ATGGAGCTGTGTCCTCCTCCTTCACATTTAGAGGAAGAGTTTAAGGCTCTCTTCACCACAGAGTGCCTCCTTTTCCTCCATGAGCTGATCTCCACATTTGACGAGGAGGTGGATCAG GTTCTGCGGTTAAGAGTTTCCAGAAAGGCTCACCTGGACCTTTCGGGTGGCCTACCAAACTTTCTAGAAACAACATCACACATCAGGAGGGACCCAGAGTGGAGGGTGCTGCCCGTCCCCCCGAGACTCCAGAGGAGACATGTGGATATTGGAGATCTGGCTCCCTGCGATACTCAGCGCTTCATTAAAGCTCTCCTGTCTCCAGCACAGGGCATACAG GTTGACTTTGATGATGGAAACTGTCCGACATACTTCAATCAGATAAAAGGCATTCATAATGTTTTAAAGGCCGTTGACAACCAGTTCCCTG ATGTTCCACATATATCTCAGGCTCCGGTGCTGATGCTCCGACCCCGCGCCTGGAACATGGTGGAGCACAATATGATG GTGAAGGGAAAAGAGGTCCCTGGTCCTCTCTTTGACTTTGGACTCCTCATGTTTCATTGTGGAAAGACATTATATGAAAACAAGAGTGGACCCTTTTTCTACCTCTCCAAA GTGGAGAGCTTCATGGAGGCCCGACTGTGGAACAAGATATTTGTCTGGACACAAGAGAAG CTGGGCCTTCCTCTAGGCTGCATCAAGGCAACAGTGCTGATAGAAAACGTCTTAGCAGCATTCGAGATGGAGGAAATTCTCTTTGAACTTCGAGATCACTCAGCTGGACTGAACTGTGGAATCTGGGATTATTCAGCCTCCTTCGTCAACAAGTTTG GTCATCGTCACAACTTCCTGCTCCCTGACCGTAGTAAATATGTCAACATGGAGAAGCGCTTTCTGCGTAGCTACATGGACCTGTTAGTTCAAACTTGTCATCGTAGAGGAGCACTGGCTACAGGAGGCATGGCTGCCATGCTTCTGCCTCAGGACCCACTCAGCAACTCTTACCAGAGAGTCTTAGCCACCGTCACCAG ACTGAAGTTGCTAGAGATCAAGGCTGGAGTGGACGGTTTCATGGTGTATGACCTGAGTTTGATTGAGCCCATGCAGAAA CTCTTCCAGCTCCACACTAAAGGGGATAACCAGCTTCACCAGCTTCGAAATGATGTCTCTGTGACTCCTGACGATCTCCTGACCATGCCCTCG GGAGGAGTCACCCTCTATGGATTAAAGTACAACATTGGAGTTGGCATCCTCTTTATCAATGCATGGCTGTCAG GTAATGGACATTTTTTCCACAGAGGCCAGGTGGAAGATTCAGCCACAGCAGAGATCTCCAGATCACAG gtgtggcaGTGGATCCGTCATCAGACAAGGCTGGAGGACGACCCCAGGGTGGTGAACAGGCAGCTGGTGACTGACCTCGTGCTCGAGGTTTTAATGGAGCTCAGAGAGATGGATCCCTCTGATAG GTCAAAACAAAGactaaacacagcagcagacatgTTCCTGGAGGTTGTCCTAAAGAGAGACTTCCCAGAATTCATCACCTCCTACTTGAATCAGGACCACACTTTTCTCAGCTCTCAAGACTGCAGACTTGTGGAGGCTGTGGACACAGATGTTCCCCGACACAAACTATGA